One segment of Thermodesulfovibrio sp. 3907-1M DNA contains the following:
- the rimI gene encoding ribosomal protein S18-alanine N-acetyltransferase, with amino-acid sequence MKLIIRKLKEEDFPAVIEISKQSFSLPWSLKSFISELLNPQSILKVAEFNEEIAGYIVLRKILDEAELLSIAVKPELRRRGIATELIRNVMDEIKHSVKSCFLEVRISNTQAISFYEKMGFKKVGVRKKYYVLPEEDAVIMKIDLNQ; translated from the coding sequence ATGAAATTAATAATAAGAAAGCTTAAAGAAGAAGACTTTCCAGCAGTCATTGAAATCTCAAAACAGAGTTTTTCTCTTCCGTGGTCTTTAAAATCCTTTATAAGCGAACTTTTAAATCCTCAATCCATTCTTAAAGTTGCTGAATTTAATGAAGAAATTGCAGGATATATAGTTTTGCGAAAAATACTGGATGAAGCAGAACTGCTTTCAATTGCTGTAAAACCTGAACTGAGAAGACGAGGAATTGCAACGGAACTTATAAGGAATGTTATGGATGAGATAAAACACTCTGTAAAATCCTGTTTTCTTGAAGTAAGGATATCAAATACACAGGCAATCAGTTTTTATGAAAAAATGGGATTTAAAAAGGTGGGAGTAAGAAAAAAATACTATGTTTTACCTGAAGAAGATGCCGTTATTATGAAAATTGATTTAAATCAATAA
- the tsaB gene encoding tRNA (adenosine(37)-N6)-threonylcarbamoyltransferase complex dimerization subunit type 1 TsaB, whose amino-acid sequence MRILGIDTSTKYAGLAVIEDGNLIAQSIMEFKAAHSEKLLPEIAHILEVMKIPIETIDYYSVTVGPGSFTGLRVAVSTLKGLSFVTQKKVIPVSTLEVIAWGVPCCKYQICPVLDARKKEVFTALFRWNDNEIQRIKEDSVMNVEALAEWIKEETLFVGSGAELYKEKLIEKFGSNALFLNFIYSVPNPAVVAFIASQRINEAIHARDLKPVYLRKSEAEIKFG is encoded by the coding sequence ATGCGCATTTTAGGAATTGATACATCAACGAAATATGCAGGTTTGGCTGTTATAGAGGATGGTAACCTCATTGCTCAGTCAATTATGGAGTTTAAGGCTGCCCATTCTGAGAAGCTTCTTCCAGAGATTGCCCATATTCTTGAAGTTATGAAAATTCCCATTGAAACAATTGATTACTATTCTGTGACTGTTGGACCAGGTTCTTTTACAGGACTGAGGGTTGCAGTAAGTACATTGAAAGGATTAAGCTTTGTAACTCAAAAAAAAGTGATTCCTGTGTCCACACTTGAAGTTATTGCATGGGGAGTGCCTTGCTGTAAATATCAAATATGCCCTGTTCTTGATGCAAGAAAAAAAGAAGTCTTTACTGCTTTATTCCGATGGAATGACAACGAAATTCAACGAATTAAAGAAGATTCAGTAATGAATGTAGAGGCTTTAGCTGAGTGGATTAAAGAGGAAACATTATTTGTTGGAAGCGGTGCAGAACTGTATAAAGAAAAGCTGATAGAAAAATTTGGTAGCAATGCCCTATTTTTAAACTTCATATATTCAGTGCCGAATCCAGCAGTTGTAGCCTTTATAGCATCACAGAGAATAAATGAAGCAATTCATGCAAGAGATTTGAAACCTGTTTATCTAAGGAAATCAGAAGCAGAAATAAAGTTTGGATGA
- the rsmG gene encoding 16S rRNA (guanine(527)-N(7))-methyltransferase RsmG gives MEDSKTFIKQCLNLNEEAVVDKFLLYTAELKKWNKAYNLTSIEDEREIVVKHFLDSLLYLYFIPEKPLSIADVGSGAGFPGVPIAIVRADLKIALIEPSWKKCAFLKNLKRKLELSNIEIYHAKAEEVNEKFDIVMSRALWSIKEFVQRCKHLVKSDGYFLISKSLKVEDEIKELPKDRIQTKEFDLPWVDGKRYIIKIEKCAF, from the coding sequence ATGGAAGATTCAAAAACTTTTATAAAACAATGTTTAAATCTCAATGAGGAAGCAGTAGTTGATAAATTTTTGCTTTATACTGCAGAGCTTAAAAAATGGAACAAAGCTTACAATCTCACTTCTATTGAAGATGAGAGAGAAATAGTGGTGAAACATTTTTTAGACTCTCTTTTGTATCTGTATTTCATTCCTGAAAAACCATTGAGTATTGCAGATGTGGGAAGTGGTGCAGGTTTTCCAGGTGTGCCGATTGCTATTGTGAGAGCTGATTTAAAAATAGCATTGATTGAGCCTTCATGGAAAAAGTGTGCTTTTTTGAAAAATTTAAAGAGAAAGCTTGAGCTTTCCAATATTGAAATTTATCATGCAAAGGCTGAGGAGGTTAATGAAAAATTTGATATTGTTATGTCAAGAGCACTGTGGAGCATAAAAGAGTTTGTCCAGAGATGTAAGCATTTAGTGAAAAGCGATGGATATTTTTTAATAAGTAAATCCTTGAAAGTAGAAGATGAAATTAAAGAATTACCCAAGGATAGGATACAGACAAAGGAGTTTGACCTTCCCTGGGTAGATGGTAAAAGATATATTATTAAGATTGAAAAATGCGCATTTTAG
- the mnmG gene encoding tRNA uridine-5-carboxymethylaminomethyl(34) synthesis enzyme MnmG: MYKEKDFDIIVVGAGHAGCEAAVASARMGLSTALFTIYLDTIAQLSCNPAIGGLAKGHLVREIDALGGIMAKVTDMSGIQFRMLNRSKGPAVWSLRAQADRILYNLNMRKLLEATENLAIKQAMVEEIVVENGRVKGIITSLGVFYGAKAVIVTPGTFLNGLIHIGLDSFEAGRAGEFSSKKLSESIKKLGLKMGRLKTGTPPRIDAKTIDFSKTEEQWGDFPPPAFSYSTEEITNPQVPCYITYTNEKTHEIILNNLDRSPLYSGKIKGIGPRYCPSIEDKVVKFREKPRHQIFLEPEGLSRKEYYANGIPTSLPYDVQVAFVRTIPGLEDAEIMRPGYAIEYDFVYPTQINHTLEVKGIEGLYLAGQINGTSGYEEAAAQGLMAGINAALKIKGKPPLILGRDEAYIGVLIDDLVTKGTQEPYRMFTSRAEFRLLLRHDNADLRLRDHGFRVGLVDEETYERFLKKKEALEREIRRLKTTIIKPSEQLNKALTDAGTTPIEEATSLDKILKRPEINYEFVKKFAPSQENIAKEIEELVEIHIKYEGYIAKQMEQVERMRQFEEKIIPPDFDFNLPGLSKEVIQKLNEVRPRTIGQAMRIPGVTPAAISILMVALQKGSKK, from the coding sequence ATGTATAAAGAAAAAGATTTTGACATAATTGTTGTGGGAGCAGGACATGCAGGCTGTGAAGCAGCGGTAGCCTCAGCAAGAATGGGCTTAAGTACAGCTCTTTTTACAATATATCTTGACACAATAGCTCAACTAAGCTGTAATCCTGCCATTGGTGGACTTGCAAAGGGTCATCTTGTAAGGGAGATTGATGCTCTGGGTGGCATAATGGCAAAGGTAACTGATATGTCAGGTATTCAATTTAGAATGCTTAATCGCTCAAAAGGTCCGGCTGTATGGTCACTTAGAGCACAGGCTGATAGAATCCTTTACAATTTGAACATGAGAAAACTTCTTGAGGCAACTGAAAATCTTGCAATAAAGCAGGCAATGGTTGAGGAGATTGTTGTTGAAAATGGCAGAGTTAAGGGAATCATAACTTCTCTTGGTGTTTTTTACGGAGCAAAGGCTGTAATCGTAACTCCGGGAACATTTTTAAATGGACTGATTCATATTGGACTTGACTCCTTTGAAGCAGGCAGAGCTGGAGAGTTTTCATCCAAAAAGCTTTCAGAGTCAATAAAGAAACTGGGACTTAAAATGGGAAGACTTAAAACTGGAACTCCGCCAAGAATTGATGCTAAAACAATAGATTTTTCAAAGACTGAGGAGCAGTGGGGAGATTTCCCTCCACCAGCATTTTCCTATTCCACAGAAGAAATTACCAATCCACAGGTGCCCTGTTACATAACCTATACAAATGAAAAAACCCATGAAATAATTCTTAACAATCTTGACCGCTCACCCCTTTACAGCGGAAAAATAAAGGGAATAGGTCCCCGCTATTGTCCTTCCATTGAGGATAAGGTTGTAAAATTTAGAGAAAAACCAAGACATCAGATATTTCTTGAGCCTGAAGGATTGAGCAGAAAAGAGTACTATGCCAATGGAATCCCTACATCTTTGCCCTATGATGTTCAGGTTGCCTTTGTAAGAACAATTCCAGGGCTTGAAGATGCAGAAATTATGAGGCCTGGATATGCCATTGAGTATGACTTTGTTTATCCAACTCAGATAAATCACACACTTGAAGTTAAAGGAATTGAAGGACTTTATCTTGCAGGACAGATAAATGGAACAAGTGGCTATGAAGAGGCTGCTGCACAGGGATTAATGGCAGGTATAAATGCAGCCTTAAAGATAAAGGGAAAGCCACCTCTTATTCTTGGCAGGGACGAGGCATATATAGGAGTTTTAATTGACGACCTCGTCACAAAGGGCACACAGGAGCCTTATAGAATGTTTACATCCCGTGCAGAGTTCAGACTTCTTCTAAGGCATGACAATGCTGATCTCAGATTAAGAGACCATGGCTTTCGTGTAGGACTGGTTGATGAGGAAACCTATGAAAGATTTTTAAAGAAAAAAGAAGCTCTTGAAAGGGAAATCAGAAGATTGAAAACTACAATTATAAAACCTTCAGAGCAACTAAATAAAGCTTTGACTGATGCGGGAACAACTCCCATAGAAGAAGCCACATCCCTTGACAAAATTCTTAAAAGACCAGAGATTAATTATGAATTTGTTAAAAAATTTGCACCTTCTCAGGAAAATATTGCAAAAGAGATTGAAGAACTTGTTGAAATTCACATTAAATACGAAGGTTACATTGCAAAACAGATGGAACAGGTTGAAAGAATGAGACAGTTTGAAGAAAAAATTATTCCACCAGATTTTGATTTCAATCTTCCAGGGCTCTCCAAAGAAGTTATACAAAAGCTAAATGAGGTAAGACCAAGAACAATAGGTCAGGCGATGAGAATCCCCGGTGTCACTCCAGCAGCAATATCAATACTTATGGTAGCTCTGCAGAAAGGCAGCAAAAAATAA
- a CDS encoding sigma 54-interacting transcriptional regulator, whose amino-acid sequence MSFPVFRHTISRFRELLKEDGQKVSQLIKYDPVIAYLIFQEVNKPCGKVEITNFSQMVNYLGTKKIEEIIIQRDLFLESEDLYIWVYGILSAEISALISEKFSHIHRDEAFFAGLLPCLGLLFMINEFPRYRSIIHFLVKLPLEDRVFIETKTFGTNHIETLKRNIICPPFKEVVNILNKMFPEDGTKDIKTAVPPRGSTLQSCYDLALLSDLSAYGAQALMFPSVIDNRELFLELAKRYFRIKESDSLEILQSAMDRFISIAQEFNVIEEIQFSTETVYELKKFKFETKNPVFANMVKNLFEENAKDRNIFIYGERAVGKRLLAAALYTDDNNPRREKPFVMIFCDIEEETLEEEFFGIKEGYLGKKGKRGVLKNAEGGTLVIKEFDSMPRSFQDKLEKAIKTGKVYRVGDINPFDFPDVKFILVGKDDIRIKAAQGEFSSSLIKLLNPFFLKIPPLRERREDVFYIAGEIVKKYNLNIEDKLSQPEIIEKLKTEPFPNNLRDLKRFLFLLYIQRLLKS is encoded by the coding sequence ATGAGTTTTCCTGTATTCAGACATACAATTTCAAGATTTAGAGAGCTTTTAAAGGAAGATGGACAAAAGGTTTCTCAGTTAATAAAATACGACCCTGTAATTGCATATCTTATATTTCAGGAAGTTAACAAGCCATGCGGAAAAGTAGAGATAACAAACTTCTCCCAGATGGTAAACTATCTTGGAACAAAAAAAATTGAAGAGATCATTATTCAGAGAGACCTCTTTCTTGAAAGTGAAGATTTATACATATGGGTATATGGGATCCTGAGCGCTGAAATTTCGGCTTTAATATCAGAAAAATTTTCTCATATTCATAGAGATGAAGCATTTTTTGCAGGGCTTTTACCATGTCTTGGATTACTTTTTATGATAAATGAGTTTCCCAGATACAGAAGCATAATTCATTTTCTTGTAAAGCTTCCATTGGAAGACAGGGTTTTTATTGAAACAAAAACCTTTGGAACAAATCACATTGAGACTCTTAAAAGAAATATAATATGTCCTCCCTTTAAAGAGGTTGTAAATATTTTAAATAAAATGTTTCCAGAAGACGGCACAAAGGATATAAAAACCGCTGTTCCTCCAAGAGGCTCTACACTGCAGAGTTGTTATGACTTAGCACTGCTTTCAGACCTCTCTGCCTATGGTGCACAGGCTTTGATGTTTCCTTCAGTTATTGACAATCGTGAATTGTTTCTTGAGCTTGCAAAAAGATACTTTCGCATAAAAGAGTCAGATTCTCTTGAAATTCTTCAGAGCGCTATGGATAGATTTATTTCAATTGCTCAGGAGTTTAATGTCATTGAAGAGATTCAATTCTCCACTGAAACAGTTTATGAACTTAAAAAATTCAAGTTTGAAACGAAAAATCCTGTTTTTGCAAACATGGTGAAAAATTTATTTGAAGAAAATGCTAAAGACAGAAACATATTCATTTACGGTGAAAGAGCGGTTGGTAAAAGACTCCTTGCAGCAGCCCTTTACACAGACGATAACAATCCCCGAAGAGAAAAACCTTTTGTAATGATTTTTTGCGACATTGAAGAAGAAACTCTGGAGGAAGAATTTTTTGGAATTAAAGAAGGATACCTTGGTAAAAAAGGTAAAAGAGGTGTATTAAAAAATGCAGAGGGAGGAACTCTTGTAATAAAAGAGTTTGACAGTATGCCAAGAAGTTTTCAGGATAAGCTTGAAAAAGCTATTAAAACAGGAAAGGTTTATAGGGTTGGAGATATAAATCCCTTTGATTTTCCAGATGTAAAATTTATTCTTGTCGGTAAAGATGACATAAGGATAAAAGCTGCACAGGGAGAGTTTTCAAGTTCTCTTATTAAGCTTCTTAATCCTTTTTTCTTAAAAATCCCTCCATTAAGAGAAAGAAGAGAGGATGTTTTTTATATAGCAGGAGAGATTGTAAAAAAATATAACCTCAATATTGAAGACAAACTCTCTCAGCCAGAGATTATAGAAAAGCTTAAAACTGAACCATTTCCGAACAATCTCAGGGATTTGAAAAGATTTCTATTTTTGCTTTATATTCAGAGACTTCTTAAATCTTAA
- a CDS encoding lysylphosphatidylglycerol synthase transmembrane domain-containing protein, with protein MKKHIKFFIRLTVTCLLILYLFKKIEINHVLNSLFLMNPLIFLSASFLYILSSYISTLRWKIFLPREDLKVSELFSLYLIGSFFNNLLPGIIGGDVIKIFMIKEKTGLKKALASVFMERYTGLFALLLIGFVFFCLFYTNLPKHRLIWSVPLSFLLFILASLFLLLLGKIKFFKEFHDYVLSFNKKQILKATLYSLLVQFTVIVSVYVIFLGLDISVSFFEVCIFLPIIILISMLPVSVSGIGVREWCFILFFGKSFGEAQVVAVSFLWFLSQVFASLVGGIEYLRFKKSLNIKQK; from the coding sequence TTGAAAAAGCACATAAAATTTTTCATTCGTCTTACAGTAACCTGTTTATTGATTCTTTATCTTTTTAAAAAAATTGAGATTAACCATGTCTTAAACTCTCTTTTTCTAATGAATCCTTTAATCTTTTTATCTGCCTCCTTTTTATACATTCTTTCTTCATACATATCCACTCTGAGATGGAAAATTTTTCTTCCCCGGGAAGATTTAAAGGTTTCAGAGCTATTCTCACTTTATCTCATTGGCTCATTTTTTAATAATCTTCTGCCCGGAATAATTGGAGGAGATGTAATAAAAATTTTCATGATCAAAGAAAAAACGGGGCTTAAAAAGGCTTTAGCATCAGTGTTTATGGAGAGATACACAGGACTTTTTGCTTTATTATTGATAGGCTTTGTATTTTTCTGCCTGTTTTATACAAATCTTCCAAAGCACAGGCTTATATGGAGCGTGCCCTTAAGCTTTTTGTTATTTATTTTAGCAAGCCTTTTTCTTTTATTGCTTGGAAAGATTAAATTTTTTAAAGAATTCCATGATTATGTTTTAAGCTTCAATAAAAAACAGATTTTAAAGGCGACTCTTTACTCTTTACTCGTTCAGTTTACTGTGATCGTCTCAGTTTATGTGATTTTTCTCGGGCTTGATATTTCAGTGTCTTTTTTTGAAGTATGCATTTTTCTGCCAATTATTATACTGATTTCCATGCTTCCAGTATCGGTATCAGGTATTGGAGTGAGAGAGTGGTGCTTTATTTTGTTTTTTGGAAAATCCTTTGGTGAGGCTCAGGTTGTGGCAGTATCATTTTTATGGTTTCTCTCTCAGGTTTTTGCTTCCTTAGTTGGTGGAATTGAGTATTTAAGATTTAAGAAGTCTCTGAATATAAAGCAAAAATAG
- a CDS encoding glycosyltransferase family 2 protein, producing MDLSVVIPLYNEEENINELHKKLTETLSRLPISYEIIYIDDGSTDSTLKLLEEIQKKDSHVVVLSFRRNFGQTAAFAAGFDFARGDVVITMDGDLQNDPADIPKFLEAVKDADLVSGWRKKRKDPFLSRRLPSILANWLIGKVTGVRIHDYGCSLKAYRREVVKNLKLYGELHRFIPALASWYGVKIKEIEVQHHPRYRGKSKYGIGRTIKVLLDLVTVKFLHSFSTKPIQFFGPIGVLFMIVGAAIVGYLVLLKILYGISIGGRPLLLGGFFSVLIGLNFIGMGLLGEMIVRVYHETQKKPIYILKKILGPGD from the coding sequence ATGGATTTATCAGTGGTTATACCACTTTACAATGAAGAGGAAAACATAAATGAACTTCATAAAAAACTAACTGAAACTTTGAGCAGGCTGCCAATTTCTTACGAAATCATCTATATTGACGATGGTAGTACTGACAGTACCCTGAAACTTCTTGAAGAAATTCAAAAAAAGGACTCCCATGTGGTTGTCTTAAGCTTCAGAAGAAATTTTGGACAGACCGCAGCCTTTGCAGCAGGCTTTGATTTTGCAAGAGGAGATGTGGTTATAACAATGGATGGGGATCTGCAGAATGATCCTGCAGACATACCAAAGTTTCTTGAAGCCGTAAAGGATGCTGATCTTGTTAGTGGCTGGAGAAAAAAAAGAAAAGACCCATTCCTGTCAAGAAGACTTCCTTCCATATTGGCAAACTGGCTCATTGGAAAAGTTACTGGTGTGAGAATTCATGACTACGGATGCTCTTTAAAAGCCTATCGCAGAGAAGTTGTTAAAAATCTCAAGCTTTACGGTGAGCTGCACAGATTTATTCCAGCCCTTGCAAGCTGGTATGGCGTAAAGATAAAAGAGATTGAGGTTCAACATCATCCAAGATACAGAGGAAAGTCAAAATACGGAATAGGAAGAACAATCAAGGTTCTTTTAGACCTTGTCACTGTAAAGTTTTTACATAGCTTTTCAACAAAGCCAATTCAGTTTTTTGGACCAATTGGAGTTTTATTCATGATTGTCGGTGCCGCCATTGTGGGATATCTTGTTTTACTTAAAATTCTATATGGAATTTCCATTGGTGGAAGACCTCTTTTACTGGGTGGATTCTTTTCTGTTTTGATAGGTCTTAATTTTATCGGTATGGGGCTTCTTGGTGAGATGATTGTAAGAGTTTATCATGAAACACAGAAAAAACCCATTTACATTCTGAAAAAAATCCTGGGACCTGGAGATTGA